A stretch of DNA from Brevibacillus ruminantium:
ATAAGCCGGTTCCCTCTCTGTCAGGAAGGCCGGCTTTCTTTTGGCCTTAAGACCCTTTATGTGCTATCGATTCCTCATTTAGGAAAAAGGGAGTCCCTCTCTTCTTGCTTTTCTGGTACTATGTTCTTAGTTCTCATAATTTTGTAAAGAATATAACAGGTAATGAGAGAAGGGGGCAAGACAATGAAACTAGGGGCTCGGATGCTGATTGCTTTATTGCTCGCAGGGATTGTACCGCTAACGGCAGCAGGGGTATTCTCCTATTCTCAGACAAAACGAGAACTGTTGGAGGGTAGTGCCGCCACTTTGGAGGCACTTCGGAATAGCAATAAAGAGCAGGTGGAAAATTATTTTCGTGAACGTTCGAAAAATTTGGAAACCTTAGCTGCATCCGGCGCTGTCATCGAAGCAATCCCGATCTTTGGCACGGTCTGGCAAGAAGGGCCAGAGTCTAGCTCCTATCAGGAGGTTGAACAAGACAGGGGAAAAGAGTTGAAAATGGAGGTAGCCCGCTACGGCTTTGCCAATGCCTATCTGCTGAACGAAAAAGGGGATATCATTTTCGAGACCAAACGTCAGTCTGATTTTGGCACCAATCTGGTCGATGGTCCGTACAGCGGCTCGATCTTGGGCTTAACGGTAGCAAAGGCGGCAAAAGGGCTTAGTTTGGAACTGTCCGACGTCAACAGATATGAGCCTTCCGGCGAAGAACCTTCCCTTTTTATGTCGGTTCCTGTATTCGATAAAGGAACGGTCATCGGACATTTGGCTGCCGAGGTGCCGCTTGATTACATCTCCCGCCAGTTGAACAGGAGAGAAGGGCTGGGCGCCACAGGCAAAGTATACCTGATCGGGATTGACAAGCTGATGAGGACTGCCCTAGACCACGAGAGCGGAGTGTCCACCCTGCTGCAGCAGCGGGTCGAGACAGATGTGTCAGAGAAGGTCCTGTTCTCGAAAGAGCCAACCGGTACACAGCAAGCGGTTGACTATCGCGGTGAACAAGTGCTGGTATCCTATGACCAGGTCAAAGTGGGCAAGCTGACGTGGGCGATCTTGGCAGAGATGGACATGGCCGAAATCATGGCTGGTCCCAACAAGATTTTAAAAGGCATCCTGTTGTTTAATGGAATCGTATTGATTCTCATCGTCATTACTGCATCAGCCACTGCTGCCTGGCTTCGCCGCTCGTTTGCAGGCATGCTGGAGGTAGCCAGAAGAATTGGCCAGGGAGATTTCACCTGTATGGTGCCGCCCGCTCTTTTGAAGCGAAAGGATGAGCTGGGAGAGCTTGCCCGATCCCTGTTTGCCATGCGGGCACAATTGCATGATATTTTGGTCCAGGTGCAGCATGCTTCTCACTCGGTTACCGAGTCTGTGCGTGAGATTCATGGGAATACGGGGGAAATCGCATCTTCCAGCCAGCAGATCGTTCAGGTTGTGGATCAGGTGGCGACTACTGCCGATCAGCAGGTGGACCAGTTGGGTCATACCGTTCTTTTGGCCGAAGATTTGACGAAAGCGGTTACAGGTGTGACAGGAAACGTCGAACAGGTCGCGATTTCCTCGCGAGAGATGCGCACCCATGCGGAAGCGGGACGTGAGGCGATTGAAGCCGTTGTGAGCAGCATGGATCGCATCCAAAGCGCCGTTGAAGCGACCACACAGGTGATTCACGGTTTGGAGCTGCGATCGCGGGAAATTTCCCAAATCATCGGAGCGATTACAGAGATCGCCAGTCAGACCAATCTGTTGGCGCTCAATGCCAGTATCGAAGCAGCCAGGGCGGGAGAGCACGGCAGGGGGTTTGCCGTCGTCGCCAACGAGGTTCGCAAGCTGGCTGAGGGAAGCAATGAAGCTGCGCAGCAGATCGTCAGGATGATACACGATGTCCAGGTGAGCATTGTGGCTGCTGTCGAGAAAATGGAGGAAGGAAGACGGACAGTCACGGACGGATCTCTTACCGCAAGACAGTCGGGAGAGCTGTTTGAGCGCATCGAAAACAATATTTTGCGCGTTTCTGCGGAGATGGAGGGCGTTCGCCTCGCCTTCGCCAGAATCGCGCCGGATGCACAAAAAGTCGTCGCCGTCGCTCAGGAGGTTTCGACAGCATCAACTGAAGCCGCAGCGGGCGTCCAGAGTATATCAGCCGCAGTGGAAGAGCAGAGCGCAGCCATGGAGATGATCGCCTCCTCGGCAGATCAATTGACTTCACTGGCTGACACATTGCGGGAGTCGCTGGCCGCATTCCGTCTGGATCTAAAATCGTAAAAAGAGGCCCGCTGGGGTCTCTTTTCTCATCAAGGGGAAGGATATCCCAGGCAAAATGTTGAATCATAAGGACGATGGAGTTTCGGGCCGGAGGGAACTAGCATGCAGAAATTGGACTGGGAACTATACCTACTACCGTTCGAACAAGCCGTAGAAGAGCTTAAAGTCAAACTGAAGAATATCCGCAATGAGCTCAGAAAAAGAAAAGAACATTCACCCATCGAGTTCGTAACGGGCAGGGTCAAATCGATCCCGAGCATATACAACAAGGCAAATCGCCTGCAATTTCCGATCGATGAAAACATCAGTTGGGAACTGAGAGACATAGCGGGAATCCGCATCATTTGCCAGTTTATCGACGATATCCCGGCAGTCGTAGAAATGATCCGCAGGCGCAAGGA
This window harbors:
- a CDS encoding methyl-accepting chemotaxis protein, which gives rise to MKLGARMLIALLLAGIVPLTAAGVFSYSQTKRELLEGSAATLEALRNSNKEQVENYFRERSKNLETLAASGAVIEAIPIFGTVWQEGPESSSYQEVEQDRGKELKMEVARYGFANAYLLNEKGDIIFETKRQSDFGTNLVDGPYSGSILGLTVAKAAKGLSLELSDVNRYEPSGEEPSLFMSVPVFDKGTVIGHLAAEVPLDYISRQLNRREGLGATGKVYLIGIDKLMRTALDHESGVSTLLQQRVETDVSEKVLFSKEPTGTQQAVDYRGEQVLVSYDQVKVGKLTWAILAEMDMAEIMAGPNKILKGILLFNGIVLILIVITASATAAWLRRSFAGMLEVARRIGQGDFTCMVPPALLKRKDELGELARSLFAMRAQLHDILVQVQHASHSVTESVREIHGNTGEIASSSQQIVQVVDQVATTADQQVDQLGHTVLLAEDLTKAVTGVTGNVEQVAISSREMRTHAEAGREAIEAVVSSMDRIQSAVEATTQVIHGLELRSREISQIIGAITEIASQTNLLALNASIEAARAGEHGRGFAVVANEVRKLAEGSNEAAQQIVRMIHDVQVSIVAAVEKMEEGRRTVTDGSLTARQSGELFERIENNILRVSAEMEGVRLAFARIAPDAQKVVAVAQEVSTASTEAAAGVQSISAAVEEQSAAMEMIASSADQLTSLADTLRESLAAFRLDLKS